In the genome of Candidatus Woesearchaeota archaeon, the window GTTAGCTCATTTGTACAAGGTATTTTAGGTATAAATAAATCAGGCCATAGTGGAACGCTTGATCCGAAAGTTACAGGTGTTTTGCCCGTTGCAATTGGACGAGGAACACGAATAGTACAATCACTTCTTACAGCAGGAAAAGAATATGTGTGCCTCATGCACATTCATGAACCTTTTGCAGAAGAGCAGCTTCGAAAAGTTATTTCTGAAAAATTCATTGGGAAAATTAAACAACTTCCTCCTGTAAAATCCGCCGTAAAACGACAACAACGATATAGAAAAATTTACTATTTAGAAATTTTAGAAATTAACAAACAAGACGTACTTTTTATAGTGGGTTGTCAAGCAGGCACCTATATCCGAAAACTCTGCCACGACATCGGCCTGGCTATGGGGAGTGGCGCGCACATGGCAGAACTTCGACGTACAAAAGCAGGACCATTTAATGAAACAACCAAATTATGTACTCTTCAAGACTTAACCGATGCATTTCATTATTACAAAGAGAATAATGATGAAACAAAACTACGTACACTTATTCAAACACCTGAAATGGGTGTTTCGCATTTACCTTCCATTTACGTAGCAGACACAACTGTTGATGCCATTTGTCAAGGAGCAACTTTAAAAGTTCCAGGAATAGCACAAGTTCAAAGCGAAATACAAGTTGAAGAACCCGTAGCAATAAAAACACTCAA includes:
- a CDS encoding RNA-guided pseudouridylation complex pseudouridine synthase subunit Cbf5, whose protein sequence is MGDLPFERIKRELLTRQHIKTSEKFGSEPDKRPIGELLNYGVVNIDKPAGPTSHQVSSFVQGILGINKSGHSGTLDPKVTGVLPVAIGRGTRIVQSLLTAGKEYVCLMHIHEPFAEEQLRKVISEKFIGKIKQLPPVKSAVKRQQRYRKIYYLEILEINKQDVLFIVGCQAGTYIRKLCHDIGLAMGSGAHMAELRRTKAGPFNETTKLCTLQDLTDAFHYYKENNDETKLRTLIQTPEMGVSHLPSIYVADTTVDAICQGATLKVPGIAQVQSEIQVEEPVAIKTLKGELIAVGMSKMISKDMVTKERGVAVKSSQVFMPTGTYPKIQKS